Proteins encoded in a region of the Pseudomonas sp. GOM7 genome:
- the apaG gene encoding Co2+/Mg2+ efflux protein ApaG, whose protein sequence is MSDPRYQIDVSVTTEYLAAQSQPEQNRYAFSYTITIVNQGELAAQLLSRHWIITDGDGRVQEVRGAGVVGQQPHIEPGASHTYSSGTVMTTQVGTMQGSYQMLAEDGERFDAPIAPFRLAVPGALH, encoded by the coding sequence ATGTCCGACCCTCGTTATCAGATCGACGTCAGCGTCACCACCGAATACCTGGCTGCGCAATCGCAGCCGGAGCAGAACCGTTACGCCTTCTCCTACACCATCACCATCGTCAACCAGGGTGAGCTGGCCGCCCAACTGCTGTCGCGGCACTGGATCATCACCGACGGCGATGGCCGTGTGCAGGAGGTTCGTGGCGCTGGCGTGGTCGGCCAGCAACCGCATATCGAGCCAGGCGCCAGTCACACCTACAGCAGCGGCACGGTGATGACCACCCAGGTCGGCACCATGCAGGGCAGTTACCAGATGCTCGCCGAGGACGGCGAGCGCTTCGATGCGCCCATTGCCCCCTTCCGCCTGGCAGTACCCGGGGCGTTGCACTGA